One genomic window of Nicotiana sylvestris chromosome 10, ASM39365v2, whole genome shotgun sequence includes the following:
- the LOC104233962 gene encoding uncharacterized protein, whose protein sequence is MEGIAQSSRDAMPITPMPFEIDESTELTEVVIEQAQVDKGKAKQIEQLPEQVVEKTSNQEKTQSSGHKLIPAPFPQRLAKQKKDDQYRKFMEMLRQIQLNIPLMDALSAVVTRPMAEKLSDPDSFTIQYTIGSYAFTKALCDLAASINLMPLAIYIKLGIGRARSTLILLQLADRTVKRPTGILDNVLVQVGKFVFPADFVILACQVDEEIPIILGRPFLAIGRDLIDCETGELKRG, encoded by the exons ATGGAAGGGATTGCTCAATCTAGTAGAGACGCAATGCCAATCACTCCAATGCCATTCGAGATCGATGAGTCGACGGAGCTCACTGAGGTTGTAATTGAGCAAGCACAAGTTGATAAAGGCAAAGCGAAGCAAATTGAACAGCTCCCAGAACAGGTAGTGGAAAAAACCTCTAATCAGGAAAAGACACAGAGCAGTGGACATAAGCTGATTCCAGCACCATTCCCTCAAAGGTtggcaaagcaaaagaaagatgaTCAATACAGGAAATTCATGGAAATGCTCAGAcaaattcaattgaatattccattGATGGATGCTTTGAG TGCGGTAGTGACAAGACCTATGGCTGAAAAATTGTCTGATCCCGATAGTTTCACTATACAATACACAATTGGaagttatgcttttactaaagcATTATGTGACTTGGCAGccagtatcaacttgatgcccttgGCAATATACATAAAATTAGGCATTGGCAGAGCTAGATCGACATTAATATTGCTGCAACTAGCTGATCGCACAGTGAAAAGGCCGACAGGAATTCTAGATAATGTGCTCGTCCAAGTGGGGAAGTTTGTATTTCCTGCTGATTTCGTTATTCTTGCCTGTCAAGTTGACGAAGAAATACCAATAATTTTGGGGAGGCCATTCTTAGCCATTGGGAGAGATTTGATCGACTGTGAGACTGGAGAGTTgaaacgaggttga